One Salifodinibacter halophilus genomic window, ACATCTCCGGCGCGAACTCCGCGCTCGTCAACGTCACCGGCGGCTCCGACATGAGCATCGAGGAGGCCGAGGGCGTCGTCGAAGAGATTTACGACCGCATCGACCCCGACGCGCGCATCATCTGGGGGACCTCCGTCGAC contains:
- a CDS encoding cell division protein FtsZ, which produces LDFADVKTVMERGGVAMIGLGESDSESKAQESVKSALRSPLLDVDISGANSALVNVTGGSDMSIEEAEGVVEEIYDRIDPDARIIWGTSVD